The following proteins are co-located in the Anaeromicrobium sediminis genome:
- a CDS encoding response regulator transcription factor, which yields MIKVLIVDDDFPVRMFLNKIIDWNKHGYELVGEAIDGREALEKIEKFKPHIVITDISMPSMNGIELIKNIREKKYGCKTIVLSCYDDFAYVKEALKHGANEYCLKNQLNDKILLKTLKETKNLIEKERVENGQYESMKDLANKCLKTLRQQFFREIINGSWKEKKDIREKIKELKLGDDLKNKIIMILEIDGFHKLKFGPHMRNRQILYNSIMNISKEILNDFNDGYVYRVTDKQFLILYSVHGEKSQLNMYKGMKEFAVRVQKNIQIYLNINMSIGISEPIYSLDRIDEYFNQCKMSLKSKFYMGDHKIILYKDIVKEISTDPIKISNREEKELIFYLRNCQYEKINYYIDLYVTGFKERNVKIEYVHNFFRRIILIINKVADEYDINPKDIYGEDTNPFRVIENMETIFDLIIWIKRNIEIVTGKLRPNDQNKFEHEVICEVIRYINCNYMKDITLVKVAEHVHMNMSYLSHLFKQQTKNNFVDYLKDVRIEKAKELMETHNKKISEIAELVGIRDRRYFSKLFKEKVGKSPAQYKKTIG from the coding sequence ATGATTAAAGTATTAATAGTAGATGATGACTTTCCAGTTAGAATGTTTTTAAATAAGATAATAGATTGGAATAAGCATGGATATGAACTGGTGGGAGAAGCAATAGATGGAAGGGAAGCATTAGAGAAAATAGAAAAATTCAAGCCCCATATAGTCATAACAGATATAAGTATGCCTAGTATGAATGGTATAGAATTGATAAAAAACATAAGAGAAAAAAAATACGGATGTAAAACAATTGTTTTGAGCTGTTATGACGATTTTGCATATGTGAAAGAGGCATTAAAGCATGGAGCTAATGAATATTGCCTAAAGAATCAATTGAATGACAAAATTTTATTAAAAACTTTAAAAGAAACCAAGAATTTAATAGAGAAAGAAAGAGTGGAAAATGGACAATATGAAAGTATGAAAGATCTGGCAAATAAGTGTTTAAAGACACTAAGGCAACAGTTTTTTAGGGAAATTATAAATGGAAGTTGGAAAGAAAAAAAGGATATTAGAGAAAAAATTAAAGAGTTGAAATTGGGAGATGACTTAAAAAATAAAATAATAATGATTTTAGAAATCGACGGTTTTCATAAGTTAAAATTTGGACCTCATATGAGAAATAGGCAAATCCTATATAATTCCATTATGAATATATCAAAGGAAATATTAAATGATTTTAATGATGGATATGTATATAGGGTAACAGACAAACAGTTTTTAATATTATATTCAGTTCATGGAGAAAAAAGTCAATTGAACATGTATAAAGGTATGAAGGAATTTGCTGTAAGGGTGCAAAAAAACATACAAATCTATTTGAATATTAATATGTCCATTGGAATTAGTGAGCCTATCTACAGTCTTGATCGTATAGATGAATACTTTAATCAATGTAAAATGAGTTTAAAATCTAAATTTTATATGGGAGACCATAAAATAATACTTTATAAGGATATAGTAAAAGAGATTTCAACAGATCCTATAAAAATCAGCAATAGGGAAGAAAAGGAGTTAATATTTTATTTGAGAAATTGCCAATACGAAAAGATAAATTATTATATAGATCTATATGTAACAGGATTTAAGGAGAGGAATGTAAAAATAGAATATGTCCATAATTTCTTTAGAAGGATTATATTAATAATAAACAAAGTTGCAGATGAGTATGACATAAATCCTAAAGATATTTATGGGGAAGATACCAATCCCTTTAGGGTAATTGAAAATATGGAAACTATTTTTGATTTAATCATATGGATCAAAAGGAATATAGAAATTGTCACAGGTAAACTTAGGCCTAATGATCAGAATAAATTTGAACATGAGGTTATTTGTGAAGTCATACGATATATTAATTGCAATTATATGAAGGATATAACCTTAGTAAAGGTAGCAGAACATGTACACATGAATATGTCCTATTTAAGCCATTTATTTAAGCAACAGACAAAAAATAACTTTGTGGACTACTTAAAGGATGTGAGAATCGAGAAGGCCAAAGAATTGATGGAAACCCATAATAAGAAAATAAGTGAAATTGCCGAATTGGTAGGTATAAGAGATCGTAGATATTTTTCAAAACTATTTAAAGAGAAGGTTGGCAAAAGTCCTGCTCAATATAAAAAGACAATAGGATAA
- a CDS encoding sensor histidine kinase — MNFKSVRSKLILAFVILIICPSTIIGSVLYIKSVNILQEKTGQIMITNLKQDVKAVENCLTETYYLAIRLSSSNETIEEIQTVIEADKETRKKELMNMSSEYSRTAKKYRYIDSIYIYIPKIKTVMTTYGMKNIISVKDDENFKWLRLIKKGKTNPNNWISILNIKDDFFSHEKNFFTISKQIKNFNHEESLGELRVNVDERVLFFNFLNNGGKKLKNIVFVIDEEGRVVSHPKVDLIGLNFSKKPYIKFILNREEGYFVDTVGGKKHLITFVTSKLTNYKIVSLIDQNEIISEIKDIKSHAISVMGICMIVSVIIGFIFSLNIYEPIKKLKYSMEEVGKGDFNIKIIEKREDEFGILNKGFNQMVMKVNNLFNEVYVQKLLKKEAELQALQSQVAPHFMYNTLNSIRCVAILQESKTVAEMLGALIELLQLSAGNKMDFITLDEEIKQVKNYILLQKFRYRDLFQVRYEIDKSILMCKVPKLILQPLVDNSIRYGINLRRGDGIIKIRVIKDEKDILLEVEDNGVGMTVDEIKEIIRGKKEQKVGGTGINNINKRIKLYFGDCYELTMRNREEGGLIVRMRIPMTFEGEGEDD; from the coding sequence GTGAATTTTAAAAGTGTTAGAAGTAAGCTTATTTTAGCCTTTGTAATACTTATAATTTGCCCATCTACTATTATAGGCAGTGTATTATATATAAAATCTGTAAATATATTACAAGAAAAGACTGGCCAAATAATGATAACTAATTTAAAACAAGATGTTAAAGCTGTGGAAAATTGTTTAACAGAAACTTATTATCTGGCCATTAGATTGAGTTCTAGTAATGAAACCATAGAAGAAATCCAAACTGTTATAGAAGCTGATAAAGAAACGCGTAAAAAGGAATTAATGAATATGTCTTCTGAATATTCTAGAACGGCTAAGAAATATAGATACATAGACTCTATTTATATATATATTCCAAAGATAAAAACTGTAATGACTACCTATGGTATGAAAAATATAATCTCAGTTAAGGATGATGAGAATTTTAAGTGGCTAAGGTTAATAAAAAAAGGCAAGACAAATCCTAATAATTGGATATCTATATTAAATATAAAAGATGATTTTTTTTCCCATGAGAAAAATTTTTTTACCATCTCAAAACAAATTAAGAATTTTAATCATGAAGAATCCCTAGGTGAATTACGGGTAAATGTGGATGAGAGAGTATTGTTCTTTAATTTTTTAAACAACGGAGGTAAAAAATTAAAGAATATAGTATTTGTTATAGATGAAGAAGGACGAGTAGTTTCACATCCAAAGGTAGATCTTATAGGATTAAATTTTAGTAAAAAGCCCTATATTAAATTTATTTTAAATAGGGAAGAGGGCTACTTTGTGGACACTGTAGGGGGAAAGAAACATTTAATCACCTTTGTGACTAGCAAGCTTACTAATTATAAAATTGTATCCTTAATAGATCAAAATGAGATTATATCTGAGATTAAGGATATTAAATCCCATGCCATTAGTGTTATGGGCATATGTATGATTGTAAGTGTAATTATAGGCTTTATATTTTCGCTAAATATATACGAACCTATTAAAAAGTTAAAGTACTCTATGGAAGAAGTGGGAAAAGGAGACTTTAATATTAAGATTATTGAAAAAAGAGAAGATGAATTTGGAATTTTAAATAAAGGTTTTAATCAAATGGTTATGAAAGTAAATAATCTTTTTAATGAAGTATATGTACAAAAATTGTTGAAAAAAGAAGCAGAATTACAGGCACTGCAATCACAAGTGGCTCCCCATTTTATGTACAATACCCTAAATTCTATTAGGTGTGTAGCTATACTTCAAGAATCAAAGACGGTGGCAGAAATGTTAGGAGCATTAATAGAATTACTTCAACTTAGTGCGGGAAATAAGATGGATTTTATAACTTTAGATGAAGAGATTAAACAAGTTAAAAATTATATATTACTTCAAAAGTTTAGATATAGAGATTTATTTCAAGTTCGTTATGAAATAGATAAGTCTATTTTAATGTGTAAGGTTCCTAAATTAATATTACAGCCCCTTGTAGATAATAGCATAAGATATGGTATTAATCTAAGGCGGGGAGATGGAATTATCAAAATAAGAGTCATAAAGGATGAAAAGGATATTTTGTTAGAAGTAGAGGATAACGGCGTGGGAATGACTGTTGATGAAATAAAAGAAATCATTAGAGGAAAAAAGGAGCAAAAGGTAGGAGGAACAGGAATAAACAATATAAACAAGAGAATAAAACTATATTTTGGAGATTGTTATGAATTAACTATGAGAAATAGAGAAGAGGGCGGATTAATAGTTAGAATGCGAATTCCCATGACCTTTGAAGGAGAGGGAGAAGATGATTAA
- a CDS encoding TIM barrel protein yields MKKSACIEMIFTEAPFYERFKLAREAGFEYVEFWSWDDKDLDKIKDLCNKYNLKIGSFSGDKAFSMVDERENADYIDFIKKSIKAAKFLECDNLVIHSNALGEGGIVINDYKEIDHKVKYDNMRMLLNELKAFAEENEVTLVLEALNIIVDHVGNFLAYTEDSANLIKAVNSPYIKILYDVYHMQINEGNVIDNIKKHINEIGYIHVADAPGRHEPGTGELNYNNIFKSLRELEYKGIIGFELEPINSSKNAIDVILAL; encoded by the coding sequence ATGAAAAAATCTGCATGTATAGAAATGATATTTACAGAAGCACCATTTTATGAAAGATTTAAGCTAGCAAGGGAAGCTGGCTTTGAATATGTGGAGTTTTGGTCTTGGGATGATAAGGACCTAGATAAAATAAAGGATTTATGCAATAAGTATAATCTTAAAATAGGTAGTTTTTCAGGAGATAAGGCCTTTTCCATGGTAGATGAGAGAGAAAATGCCGATTATATAGATTTTATAAAAAAATCTATAAAAGCAGCAAAGTTTTTAGAGTGTGACAATTTAGTCATTCATTCAAATGCCCTAGGGGAAGGTGGAATAGTAATAAATGATTATAAGGAAATAGATCATAAGGTGAAATATGATAATATGCGAATGCTTTTAAATGAGTTAAAAGCATTCGCAGAAGAAAATGAGGTAACTCTAGTTTTAGAGGCTTTAAATATCATAGTAGACCATGTGGGAAATTTCTTGGCTTATACAGAGGATAGTGCAAACTTAATAAAGGCAGTAAATTCTCCTTACATAAAGATATTATATGATGTATATCACATGCAAATAAATGAGGGGAATGTAATAGATAATATTAAAAAACATATAAATGAAATAGGCTATATTCATGTGGCGGATGCTCCTGGTAGGCACGAACCTGGAACAGGAGAACTTAACTATAATAATATATTTAAGTCCCTTAGGGAGTTAGAATACAAAGGAATTATAGGATTTGAGTTAGAACCTATTAACTCGTCGAAGAATGCTATAGATGTAATATTAGCTCTTTAA
- the iolG gene encoding inositol 2-dehydrogenase, with protein MKLGLIGAGRIGRLHGEIITYHVPKAEIKTVAEVYADEKTIEWASSLAIENVTKDYKEILKDDEIKGVIIASSTDTHADLIIESAKAGKDIFCEKPIDFNIDKIKEALKAVEDAGVKLQIGFNRRFDHNFRRVRELVDGNKVGDVHIVKITSRDPAPPPIEYIKVSGGLFFDMTIHDFDMARYLSGSEVEEVHAVGTVLVDEKIGEAGDIDTAVITLKFENGAIGIIDNSRQAVYGYDQRVEVFGSKGCAVANNDYPDTVRLSTDENVSTDKPLFFFLERYYDSYVQEFKSFVNALAEDKTPPVVGIDGLQPVLIGMAAYKSMKEKRTVKLSELF; from the coding sequence ATGAAACTTGGACTAATAGGTGCAGGAAGAATAGGAAGACTTCATGGTGAAATAATAACTTATCATGTGCCAAAGGCAGAGATAAAAACAGTGGCAGAGGTATATGCAGATGAAAAAACTATAGAGTGGGCAAGTTCACTTGCTATTGAAAATGTTACTAAAGACTATAAGGAAATACTTAAGGATGATGAAATTAAAGGTGTAATTATAGCGTCATCTACAGATACTCATGCTGATTTAATAATAGAGTCTGCTAAGGCAGGGAAGGACATATTCTGTGAAAAACCTATAGATTTTAACATAGACAAAATAAAAGAAGCCCTCAAGGCTGTGGAAGATGCAGGTGTAAAATTACAAATTGGATTTAATAGAAGATTTGATCACAATTTTAGAAGGGTAAGAGAATTAGTAGACGGAAATAAGGTTGGAGATGTACATATTGTAAAAATCACTTCAAGGGACCCAGCTCCTCCTCCAATTGAGTATATTAAAGTATCTGGTGGACTATTCTTTGACATGACTATACATGATTTTGATATGGCACGCTATTTATCAGGTAGTGAAGTAGAGGAAGTGCATGCTGTGGGAACTGTATTAGTAGATGAAAAGATAGGAGAAGCAGGAGATATAGATACGGCTGTAATTACCCTTAAATTTGAAAATGGAGCCATAGGAATAATTGATAATAGCAGGCAAGCTGTTTATGGATATGACCAAAGGGTGGAGGTATTTGGATCAAAGGGTTGTGCTGTAGCTAATAATGACTATCCTGACACAGTAAGACTTAGTACAGATGAAAATGTATCCACTGATAAACCTCTATTTTTCTTCTTGGAGAGATATTATGATTCTTACGTTCAAGAGTTTAAATCCTTTGTAAATGCCTTAGCGGAGGATAAAACCCCACCTGTAGTGGGTATAGATGGATTACAACCTGTATTAATAGGAATGGCAGCTTATAAATCCATGAAGGAAAAAAGGACAGTTAAGTTATCAGAACTTTTTTAA
- a CDS encoding sugar ABC transporter substrate-binding protein, with protein sequence MKKLKKIMALMLVIAMMVTLVVGCGAKETQTQETSNDVEKKSKIGVVVKALDSEHWLTVKKGAEDAAAETGVDVVVLAPDKESNVEQQFRIIEDLIQQKVDALAVAPCDSEGIVPFIEEANSNGIPVLTVDTNADANVVAFVGTNNTLGGKMAGERIVEIIGGEGKVALITGVPGQQTHRDRNAGFKEALKGTNIELVAEQPANSESALAMTVMENILQSNPDLKAVFCTNALMGLGAMEAIDAKGKLGDIKIIAFDTQTDVLNAIKDGKMDSVVAQSPYNMGYEAVKNAVKHINEEDVPKVVDTGTDLITEENVNEYLK encoded by the coding sequence ATGAAAAAACTAAAAAAAATTATGGCTCTTATGCTCGTCATTGCTATGATGGTAACATTGGTAGTGGGATGTGGTGCAAAGGAAACACAAACTCAAGAGACTTCCAATGATGTGGAGAAAAAGTCAAAGATAGGAGTAGTAGTAAAGGCCCTTGATAGTGAGCACTGGCTAACTGTTAAAAAGGGAGCAGAAGATGCAGCAGCAGAAACGGGAGTTGATGTAGTTGTATTAGCACCAGACAAAGAGTCGAATGTGGAACAACAATTTAGAATAATTGAAGACTTGATTCAACAAAAGGTAGATGCTCTGGCAGTAGCACCTTGCGATTCTGAAGGGATAGTTCCTTTCATTGAGGAAGCAAATTCTAATGGAATACCCGTATTAACAGTTGATACAAATGCAGATGCTAATGTGGTAGCATTTGTAGGTACAAACAATACTCTAGGCGGAAAGATGGCTGGTGAAAGAATCGTTGAAATAATTGGTGGAGAAGGTAAGGTTGCCTTAATAACAGGTGTTCCTGGTCAACAAACGCACAGAGATAGAAATGCTGGATTTAAAGAAGCTTTAAAGGGAACTAATATAGAATTAGTGGCAGAACAACCAGCTAATAGTGAATCTGCCCTAGCTATGACAGTTATGGAAAATATACTTCAATCAAATCCAGATTTAAAAGCAGTATTTTGTACAAATGCTTTAATGGGATTAGGTGCCATGGAGGCTATTGATGCAAAGGGGAAACTTGGAGATATAAAGATAATAGCCTTTGACACTCAGACAGATGTACTAAATGCAATAAAAGACGGGAAGATGGACTCTGTAGTTGCTCAAAGTCCATATAATATGGGATATGAAGCTGTTAAAAATGCAGTTAAACATATTAATGAAGAAGATGTTCCTAAGGTAGTTGATACAGGAACAGATTTAATAACAGAAGAAAATGTAAATGAATATTTAAAATAA